The proteins below are encoded in one region of Pacificitalea manganoxidans:
- a CDS encoding ABC transporter substrate-binding protein has protein sequence MTTEISRRHFLKGTGGVLGAAALPFLRVLPAAAAGSDVMVVATGQTINSLDLHRTGTNRASYQVSVNCYDRLVGFGTKTTEDGGLSYDYSEIVPELAESWEVSEDGMVLTFKLKSDATFWDGRKVTAQDVKWSFDRSVMVGGFPTVQMKAGGLERPDQFEAVDEETFVVKLDRPSKLSLPDLAVPVPFIINSELALENATDADPWAMEYLHTTPAGSGAYKVATWQPGQQLVYERNDAWVGGPLPAYQRVVVREVPSPATRRALIERGDIQMSFDIPDKDAAELDAKEGVTVYSTPIENCIHCLCPNTNFEPFQDADVRKALAYAIPYEQIFQAAAYGRGAPMWGGDSAIDDTAWPRKSPYMTDLTKAREHMEKSGYAEGFEVPLSISLDLSDWMEPTALLLQEAFNTIGIRTQIEKIPGANWRTAALVEKRLPLHLENFGGWLNTPDYYFYWAYKEGHLFNSSNYANPEMEKLVDDTLHIPMDDPAYAPAVKRMFELAFEDLPRIPLWQPALSVAMNGAEGYEFWFHRQLDVRPLAPVTA, from the coding sequence ATGACAACCGAGATTTCCCGTCGACATTTTCTAAAAGGCACCGGGGGCGTGCTGGGCGCCGCTGCGCTGCCGTTCCTGCGTGTGCTACCTGCCGCTGCTGCCGGGAGTGACGTCATGGTCGTCGCCACCGGGCAGACGATCAACAGCCTCGATCTACACCGCACCGGCACCAACCGGGCATCCTATCAGGTGTCGGTGAACTGTTACGACCGGCTTGTGGGCTTTGGCACCAAAACCACCGAGGATGGCGGCCTGTCCTACGACTATTCCGAGATCGTGCCCGAACTGGCCGAAAGCTGGGAAGTGTCGGAGGACGGCATGGTCCTGACCTTCAAGTTGAAATCCGATGCGACCTTCTGGGATGGGCGCAAAGTGACCGCGCAGGACGTGAAATGGTCCTTTGACCGTTCCGTCATGGTTGGCGGCTTCCCCACCGTCCAGATGAAGGCAGGCGGGCTGGAGCGCCCCGATCAGTTCGAAGCCGTGGACGAAGAGACTTTCGTGGTGAAACTCGACCGCCCGTCGAAGCTGTCGCTGCCGGATCTGGCCGTGCCGGTGCCGTTCATCATCAATTCCGAACTGGCACTGGAAAACGCCACCGACGCCGATCCGTGGGCGATGGAATACCTGCACACCACGCCCGCAGGCTCCGGCGCCTATAAGGTGGCGACATGGCAGCCCGGTCAGCAACTGGTCTATGAACGCAATGACGCTTGGGTCGGTGGCCCGTTGCCCGCCTATCAGCGCGTCGTCGTCCGCGAAGTGCCGAGCCCCGCGACCCGGCGCGCGCTGATCGAGCGTGGCGATATCCAGATGTCATTCGATATCCCCGACAAGGACGCCGCCGAACTGGACGCCAAGGAAGGTGTCACCGTCTATTCGACCCCGATCGAGAACTGCATCCACTGCCTGTGCCCGAACACCAATTTCGAGCCGTTTCAGGACGCGGATGTGCGCAAGGCGCTGGCCTATGCGATCCCCTATGAGCAGATCTTTCAGGCTGCCGCCTATGGCCGTGGCGCGCCGATGTGGGGTGGCGACAGCGCCATCGATGACACCGCATGGCCGCGCAAATCGCCCTACATGACGGACCTCACCAAAGCGCGCGAGCACATGGAGAAGTCCGGCTATGCCGAAGGTTTCGAGGTGCCGCTGTCGATCAGCCTTGATCTGTCGGACTGGATGGAGCCTACCGCGCTACTGCTGCAGGAAGCCTTCAATACCATCGGCATCCGCACCCAGATCGAAAAGATCCCCGGCGCCAATTGGCGCACCGCCGCGCTGGTCGAGAAACGCCTGCCGCTGCATCTGGAGAACTTCGGCGGCTGGCTGAACACGCCGGATTACTACTTCTACTGGGCCTATAAGGAAGGTCACCTGTTCAACTCCTCCAACTACGCCAACCCGGAGATGGAGAAGCTGGTGGATGACACCCTGCATATCCCGATGGACGATCCGGCCTACGCTCCTGCGGTCAAGCGCATGTTTGAACTGGCGTTCGAAGATCTGCCCCGCATCCCGCTGTGGCAGCCCGCGCTTAGCGTCGCGATGAACGGGGCCGAGGGCTATGAATTCTGGTTCCACCGTCAGCT
- a CDS encoding DEAD/DEAH box helicase codes for MISTLSDALAERGYTDLTAVQEAVTAPELQDADLLVSAQTGSGKTVGFGLAIAKTLLGDSDQMGRAAAPLALVIAPTRELAFQVMRELSWLYAKTGARVTSCVGGMDAREERRALERGAHIVVGTPGRLRDHITRGSLDMSDLRAIVLDEADEMLDLGFREDLEFMLGEAPEDRRTLMFSATVPPMIATLAKQYQRDAVRVTTLSGTSQHADITYQALRVAQSDAENAIINVLRYHEAQNAIVFANTRAAVNRLMARFSNRGFSVVCLSGELSQTERSHALQAMRDGRARVCVATDVAARGIDLPNLELVIHADLPSNSETLLHRSGRTGRAGRKGISALIVPPRSAKKAERLLKFAKITAEWTTAPDADEILRRDEERLLADPVWQEETTQEQRDFATKLLDLHSAETIAAAYLRLYRARQSAPEELSDPETRPAPRERAPFGPSAWVSLSVGRNDRAEARWLLPLICRAGNVSKDAIGAIRVQDSETFVELAEPSLAGVIAAIGDGGELENGITLRRVEGTPDLGPQRREPPRGRDDRGRDDRGGHRGQDRGPRRDDTRKPRTWPREDRGSDDRAPAPTPASDAPTATSDWSPDSPSPRKPRHKAGDAPRPAVSDSRPAPKYGAGKPRDRDDRKRDGFEGRSEGRGERKVGGKPEGKFGGKPGGKFGGKPGGKFGKPDGRPDSRGEGKPGGKPAGKFGDKPARANAADPSQRMSRPGKPGAPAKFGKPGGPKGKPGGKPAGPKHSYRKDGGGEPPRR; via the coding sequence ATGATTTCTACCCTATCCGACGCTCTCGCGGAGCGAGGCTACACCGATTTGACTGCCGTGCAGGAGGCCGTGACCGCGCCAGAACTGCAAGACGCCGACCTGCTCGTGTCAGCGCAGACCGGCTCGGGCAAGACCGTGGGCTTCGGCCTTGCTATTGCCAAGACCTTGCTGGGCGACAGTGACCAGATGGGCCGCGCCGCCGCGCCGCTGGCGCTGGTGATTGCGCCGACCCGCGAACTGGCCTTTCAGGTTATGCGCGAACTCAGCTGGCTTTATGCCAAAACCGGCGCGCGGGTGACCTCCTGCGTTGGCGGGATGGATGCGCGCGAGGAACGCCGCGCACTGGAACGCGGCGCGCATATCGTCGTAGGCACGCCGGGCCGCCTGCGCGACCACATAACCCGTGGCTCGCTGGACATGAGCGACCTGCGCGCCATCGTGCTCGATGAAGCCGATGAAATGCTGGATCTCGGCTTCCGCGAAGATCTGGAATTCATGCTGGGCGAAGCCCCCGAAGACCGGCGTACGCTGATGTTCTCGGCCACCGTGCCGCCAATGATCGCGACGCTGGCCAAGCAGTATCAGCGCGACGCCGTGCGCGTCACCACGCTGTCGGGCACGTCCCAACATGCCGACATCACCTATCAGGCGCTGCGCGTGGCGCAGTCCGATGCGGAAAACGCCATCATCAACGTGCTGCGCTACCACGAGGCTCAGAACGCCATCGTATTCGCCAACACCCGCGCCGCCGTGAACCGGCTGATGGCGCGGTTCTCCAATCGCGGCTTTTCGGTCGTGTGTCTGTCGGGTGAATTGAGCCAGACCGAGCGCAGCCATGCCCTGCAGGCAATGCGCGACGGCCGGGCGCGGGTCTGTGTGGCGACCGATGTCGCTGCCCGCGGCATCGACCTGCCCAACCTCGAGCTGGTGATCCACGCCGACCTGCCGTCAAACTCGGAAACGCTGCTGCACCGGTCGGGCCGGACAGGCCGTGCGGGGCGCAAGGGCATCTCCGCGCTGATCGTGCCGCCGCGGTCCGCCAAGAAGGCCGAGCGCCTGCTGAAATTCGCCAAGATCACCGCCGAATGGACCACCGCCCCCGACGCGGACGAGATCCTGCGCCGCGATGAGGAGCGTCTGCTGGCCGATCCCGTCTGGCAGGAAGAAACGACGCAGGAGCAGCGCGATTTCGCGACCAAGTTGCTGGACCTGCACAGCGCCGAAACCATCGCCGCCGCCTATCTGCGGCTTTACCGGGCGCGGCAGTCCGCGCCGGAAGAACTGAGCGATCCCGAAACCCGCCCCGCCCCGCGCGAGCGTGCGCCGTTTGGGCCGAGCGCTTGGGTCTCCCTCTCGGTCGGGCGCAATGACCGTGCCGAGGCCCGCTGGCTGCTGCCGCTGATCTGCCGCGCGGGCAATGTCAGCAAGGATGCCATCGGCGCGATCCGGGTGCAGGACAGCGAAACCTTTGTCGAACTGGCGGAGCCGAGCCTTGCCGGTGTGATCGCGGCCATTGGCGACGGCGGCGAACTGGAAAACGGCATCACCCTGCGCCGGGTCGAAGGCACGCCGGATCTGGGTCCGCAGCGGCGCGAGCCGCCGCGCGGGCGGGATGATCGGGGCCGTGACGACCGTGGCGGACACCGTGGGCAGGACCGCGGCCCGCGCCGCGACGACACCCGCAAGCCGCGCACTTGGCCGCGCGAGGATCGCGGAAGCGATGACCGTGCCCCTGCGCCCACCCCCGCATCGGATGCCCCCACCGCGACAAGCGACTGGAGCCCCGACAGCCCCTCCCCGCGCAAACCGCGCCATAAGGCCGGCGATGCGCCGCGCCCCGCCGTGTCCGACAGCCGCCCTGCTCCGAAATACGGCGCAGGCAAGCCCCGCGACCGCGACGACCGTAAACGCGACGGCTTTGAGGGCCGCAGCGAAGGCCGCGGCGAGCGCAAGGTCGGCGGCAAGCCCGAAGGCAAGTTCGGCGGCAAGCCGGGCGGGAAATTCGGCGGCAAACCGGGTGGCAAATTCGGCAAACCCGATGGCCGTCCCGACAGCCGCGGCGAGGGCAAGCCCGGCGGCAAACCGGCGGGCAAGTTCGGCGACAAGCCGGCGCGCGCCAACGCAGCCGATCCCTCGCAGCGGATGAGCCGCCCCGGCAAGCCGGGCGCTCCGGCCAAATTCGGCAAGCCCGGCGGGCCGAAAGGAAAACCCGGCGGCAAACCCGCAGGCCCCAAGCACAGCTACCGCAAGGATGGCGGCGGCGAGCCCCCGCGCCGCTGA